In the genome of Monodelphis domestica isolate mMonDom1 chromosome 2, mMonDom1.pri, whole genome shotgun sequence, one region contains:
- the C2H17orf58 gene encoding UPF0450 protein C17orf58 homolog isoform X1, protein MPSERAFWLLCLLIGSSSETPGTERKDSLSYPAEKTRAQGTLGARAPGGWGDKWRKARPRPRMENSTGARKDATLELGSLWPPHVAAASLDNSVNKRRLSWRTTWPVLTPLRTRGPPLSDPGPLSVEDQCPPLNGRLNSPERTRPDQEGTPLSNHSKASWLSHQLLRLRPPRRDTGLVERTCETECKWDMDEKEFYCMSEFAVNGIVHDVEVLGEGVRLVSLLVNSHGLYKTNRLYITPDGFFFRVHVLALDSSSCNKPYPDFTFGSRYIVMGHIYHKRRQLSTALLQVVQGRLRPGDGLLRSSSSYVKRFNRKRDEKIQRAAHSKCI, encoded by the exons ATGCCATCAGAGAGAGCTTTCTGGCTTCTCTGTCTGCTCATTGGATCATCCTCAGAAACCccagggacagagagaaaag ATTCTCTCTCATACCCAGCAGAGAAGACCCGGGCTCAGGGGACGCTGGGAGCCCGTGCTCCTGGGGGATGGGGGGACAAGTGGAGGAAAGCTAGACCACGGCCTCGGATGGAGAATAGTACCGGCGCCCGCAAGGATGCAACCCTGGAGCTGGGAAGTCTGTGGCCACCTCATGTAGCGGCTGCATCTCTGGACAATAGTGTCAACAAGCGCCGCCTGTCCTGGCGTACTACTTGGCCTGTACTCACACCCCTGCGGACTCGGGGACCTCCTCTGTCTGACCCTGGGCCCCTGTCAGTGGAGGACCAGTGCCCTCCGCTTAATGGGCGCCTCAATTCTCCTGAACGAACCAGgcctgaccaggaaggaacaccCCTGAGCAACCACTCAAAGGCTTCCTGGCTCAGCCACCAGCTGCTCCGTCTTCGCCCACCCCGCAGAG aTACTGGCCTTGTGGAGAGGACCTGTGAGACTGAATGCAAATGGGATAtggatgaaaaagaattctattgCATGAGTGAATTTG CAGTGAATGGAATCGTCCATGATGTAGAAGTGCTTGGGGAAGGCGTCCGGCTGGTCTCTCTGCTGGTCAACAGTCACGGGCTGTACAAGACTAACCGGCTCTATATCACCCCAGATGGCTTCTTTTTCCGAGTTCATGTGCTTGCATTGGATTCCTCCAGCTGCAATAAGCCATATCCAGATTTTACATTTG GCAGCAGGTATATCGTCATGGGTCACATCTACCACAAGAGGCGGCAACTCTCCACAGCTTTGCTGCAGGTCGTACAAGGGCGCCTGAGGCCTGGAGATGGATTGCTCAGGAGTAGCAGCAGTTATGTGAAAAGATTTAACCGCAAAAGGGATGAGAAAATCCAAAGGGCAGCTCATAGCAAGTGTATCTGA
- the C2H17orf58 gene encoding UPF0450 protein C17orf58 homolog isoform X2 — translation MENSTGARKDATLELGSLWPPHVAAASLDNSVNKRRLSWRTTWPVLTPLRTRGPPLSDPGPLSVEDQCPPLNGRLNSPERTRPDQEGTPLSNHSKASWLSHQLLRLRPPRRDTGLVERTCETECKWDMDEKEFYCMSEFAVNGIVHDVEVLGEGVRLVSLLVNSHGLYKTNRLYITPDGFFFRVHVLALDSSSCNKPYPDFTFGSRYIVMGHIYHKRRQLSTALLQVVQGRLRPGDGLLRSSSSYVKRFNRKRDEKIQRAAHSKCI, via the exons ATGGAGAATAGTACCGGCGCCCGCAAGGATGCAACCCTGGAGCTGGGAAGTCTGTGGCCACCTCATGTAGCGGCTGCATCTCTGGACAATAGTGTCAACAAGCGCCGCCTGTCCTGGCGTACTACTTGGCCTGTACTCACACCCCTGCGGACTCGGGGACCTCCTCTGTCTGACCCTGGGCCCCTGTCAGTGGAGGACCAGTGCCCTCCGCTTAATGGGCGCCTCAATTCTCCTGAACGAACCAGgcctgaccaggaaggaacaccCCTGAGCAACCACTCAAAGGCTTCCTGGCTCAGCCACCAGCTGCTCCGTCTTCGCCCACCCCGCAGAG aTACTGGCCTTGTGGAGAGGACCTGTGAGACTGAATGCAAATGGGATAtggatgaaaaagaattctattgCATGAGTGAATTTG CAGTGAATGGAATCGTCCATGATGTAGAAGTGCTTGGGGAAGGCGTCCGGCTGGTCTCTCTGCTGGTCAACAGTCACGGGCTGTACAAGACTAACCGGCTCTATATCACCCCAGATGGCTTCTTTTTCCGAGTTCATGTGCTTGCATTGGATTCCTCCAGCTGCAATAAGCCATATCCAGATTTTACATTTG GCAGCAGGTATATCGTCATGGGTCACATCTACCACAAGAGGCGGCAACTCTCCACAGCTTTGCTGCAGGTCGTACAAGGGCGCCTGAGGCCTGGAGATGGATTGCTCAGGAGTAGCAGCAGTTATGTGAAAAGATTTAACCGCAAAAGGGATGAGAAAATCCAAAGGGCAGCTCATAGCAAGTGTATCTGA